The nucleotide window CACTACGGTCTTGAACCACATGGTCATGGCCCACAGGCTGCTCTCCAACAGGATGCTGGCCCACAGGCTCACTAGGCTCTTGGCCCACAGGCTCGCTAGGTTCCTGGCCCACAGGCTCACCCACAGGCTCGCTAAGTTCATTACCCAAAATCTCACTTGGTTCCTGGCCCACAGGCTCTTCAACATACTTACTAGGTTCTTGGCCCAAAGGCTCGCTAGATTCCTGACCCAAAGGCTCGACAACAGGCTGCTCACTAGGTTCTTGGCCCACATCTTCACTACGTTCTTGAACCACATGGTCATGGCCCACAGGCTGCTCTCCAACAGGATGCTGGCCCACAGGCTCACTAGGATCTTGGCCCACAGGCTCACTAGGTTCTTGGCCCAAAGGCTCGCTAGATTCCTGACCGACAGACTCATGACCCACAGGCTGCTCTCCAACAGGATGCTGGCCCAAAGGCTCACTAGGTTCTTGACCGACAGACTCCTGGACCACAGGCTGCTCTCCAACAGGTTCCTGACCCACAGGCTGCTCGCCAGGGTCCTGGCCCACAGGCTCGCTAAGTTCATTACCCAAAATCTTACTTGGTTCCTGGCCCACAGGCTGCTCTCCAACACGCTCACTATGTTCCTTACCCAATGGCTCGCCAACAGGCTGCTCACTGGGTTCCTGGCCCAAAGGCTCACCAACAGGCTGCTGCCTAAGTTCCTGGCCCACAGGCTGCTCTCCCACAGGCTCACTAGGTTCCTGACCCACAGGGTCACGGCCCACGGGTTGCTCTCCAACAGGATGCTGGCCCACAGGCTCACTAGGATCTTGGTTCACAGGCTCTCCAACATGTTCACTAGGTTCTTGGCCCACAGACTCTTGGACCACAGGCTGCTCTCCAATAGGTTGCTGGCCCACAGGCTGCTCTCCAATAGGTTGCTGGCCCACAGGCTCTTCAACATGCTCACTTGGTTCTTGCCCCAAAGGCTGCTCTCCAACAGGTTCCTGGCTCAAAGGCTGCTCTCCAGGCTCATGGCCCACAGGCTCTTGGGCCACAGACTGGCTAGGTTCCTGACCCACAGGCTGCTCGCTAGGTTCCTGGCCCACAGGCTCGCTAAGTTCATTACCCAAAATCTTACTTGGATCCTGGCCCACAGGCTGCTCTCCAATACGCTCACTATGTTCCTTAATCAATGGCTCGCCAACAGGCTGCTGCCTAAGTTCCTGGCCCACAGGCTGCTCTCCCACAGGCTCACTAGGTTCCTGACCCACACGGTCACGGCCCACGGGCTGCTCGCCAACAGGATGCTGGCCCACAGGCTCACTAGGATCTTGGCCCACAGGCTCACTAGGTTCCTGACCCACAGGGTCACGGCCCATGGGCTGCTCTCCAACAGGATGCTGGCCCACAGGCTCACTAGATTCTTGGCCCAAAGGCTTGCTAGGTTCCTGGCCCACAGAGTCACCAGGTTCCTGACCCATAGGCTTGCCAGGATCCTGACCCACAGGCTCACCAACAGGCTGCTCACTAGGTTCTTGGCCCACATCTTCACTACGTTCTTGACCCACATGGTCATGGCCCACGGGCTGCTCTCCAACAGGATGCTGGCCCACAGGCTCACTAGATTCTTGGCCCAAAGGCTTGCTAGGTTCCTGGCCCACAGAGTCACCAGGTTCCTGACCCATAGGCTTGCCAGGATCCTGACCCACAGGCTCACCAACAGGCTGCTCACTAGGTTCTTGGCCCACATCTTCACTACGTTCTTGACCCACATGGTCATGGCCCACGGGCTGCTCTCCAACAGGATGCTGGCCCACAGGCTCACTAGATTCTTGGCCCAAAGGCTTGCTAGGTTCCTGGCCCACAGAGTCACCAGGTTCCTGACCCATAGGCTTGCCAGGATCCTGACCCACAGGCTCACCAACAGGCTGCTCACTAGGTTCTTGGCCCACATCTTCACTACGTTCTTGACCCACATGGTCATGGCCCACGGGCTGCTCTCCAACAGGATGCTGGCCCACGGGCTGCTCTCCAACAGGATGCTGGCCCACAGGCTCACTAGGATCTTGGCCCACAGGCTCTCCAACATGCTCACTAGATTCTTGGCCCAAAGGCTTGCTAGGTTCCTGGCCCACAGAGTCACCAGGTTCCTGACCCATAGGCTTGCCAGGATCCTGACCCACAGGCTCACCAACAGGCTGCTCATTAGGTTCTTGGCTCACAGGCTCGCCAACAGGCTGCTGGCTGAGTTCCTGACCCACAGGCTGCTCTCCAACAGGTTGCTGGCCCACAGGCTCGCTAGGTTCTTGGCCCACAAGCTCACTACGTTCTTGACCCACAGGCTCATGACCCACAGGTTGCTCTCCAGGTTCCTGGCCCACAGGCTGCTCTCCAACACGCTCACTAGGATCTTGGCCCACAGGCTCGCTAGGTTCCCGGCCCACAGGCTCGTTAGGTTCTTGGCCCACAGGGTCATGGTCAACAGGCTCTCCAACATACTGACTAGGTTCTTGACCCAAAGGCTCGCTAACAGGCTGCTGGCTAAGTTCCTGGCCCACAGGCTGCTCTCCAACAGGTTGCTGGCCCAAAGGCTCACTACGTTCTTGACCAACAGGCTCATGACCCACAGGTTGCTCTCCAGGTTCCTGGCCCACAGGCTCCCCAACATGCTCACTAGGACCATGGCCCAAAGGCTGGCTAGGCTCCTGGCCCACATGCTCGCTAAGTTCATTACCCAAAATCTCATTTGGTCCTTGGCCCACAGGCTGCTTTCCAACACGCTCACTAGGATCTTGGCCCACAGGCTCGCTAGGTTCCCTGCCCACAGGCTCGCTAGGTTCTTGACCCACAGGGTCATGGTCAAAAGGCTCTCCAACATGCTGACTAGGTTCTTGACCCAAAGGCTCACCAACAGGCTGCTGGCTAAGTTCCTGGCCCACAGGCTGCTCTCCAACAGGTTGCTGGCCCACAGGCTGCTCTCCAACAGGTTGCTGGCCCACAGGCTCCCCAACATGCTCACTAGGTTCCTGACCCAAAGGCTCGCCAACAGACTGATGGCTAGGTTCCTGGCCCACGGGCTGCTCTCCAACAGGTTGCTGGCCCACAGGCTGCTTTCCAACAGGCTCACTAGGTTCTTGACCCACAGGCTCCTGGCCCATAGGTTGCTCTCCAGGTTCATGGCCCACAGGCTCCCCAACATGCTCACTAGGTTCCTGACCCAAAGGCTCGCCAACAGACTGATGGCTAGGTTCCTGGCCCACGGGCTGCTCTCCAACAGGTTCCTGGCTCAAAGGCTGCTCTCCAGGTTCATGGCCCACAGGCTCTTGGGCCACAGACTGGCTAGGTTCCTGACCCACAGGCTGCTCGCTAGGTTCCTGGCCCACAGGCTCGCTAAGTTCATTACCCAAAAGCTTACTTGGTTCCTGGCCCACAGGCTGCTCTCCAACACGCTCACTGTGTTCTTTACCCAATGGCACGCCAACAGGCTGCTCACTAGGTTCTTGGCCCACAGACTGCTCTCCAACATGCTCACTAGGTTCTTGGCCCAAAGGCTCGCCAACAGGCTGCTGCCTAAGTTCCTGGCCCACGGGCTGCTCTCCAACAGGATGCTGGCCCATAGGCTCACTAGGATCTTGGCCCACAGGCTCTCCAAAATGCTCACTCGGTTCTTGGCCCAGTGGCTCACAAGGATCTTGGCCCAGAGGCTCGCCAACAGGCTGCTCACTAGGTTCCTGGCCCACAGGCTCACTAGGTTCCTGGCCCACAGGCTCACTAGGTTCCTGGCCCACAGGCTCACTAGGTTCCTGGCCCACAGGCTCACTAGGTTCCTGGCCCACAGGCTCACTAGGTTCCTGGCCCACAGGCTCACTAGGTTCCTGGCCCACAGGCTCACTAGGTTCCTGGCCCACAGGCTCACTAGGTTCCTGGCCCACAGGCTCATGACCCACAGGTTGCTCTCCAGGTTCATGTTCCACAGGCTCTTGGATCACATGCTGCTCTCCAACAAGTTGCTGGCCGACAGGCTCTTGGATCACATGCTGCTCTCCAACAGGTTGCTGGCCCACAGGCTCGCTAGGTTCCTGGCCCACAGGCTCCCCAGGTTCTTGGCCCAAAGGCTCGCTTGGTTCCTGACCCAAAGGCTTGCCAACAGACAGATGGCTAGGTTCCGGGCCCACAGGCTGCTCTCCAACAGGTGGATGGCCCACAGTCTCTACGCTAGGTGCCCGGCCCACAGGCTCTACGCTAGGTTCCCGGCCCACAGGCTCTACGCTAGGTTCCCGGCCCACAGGCTCTACGCTAGGTTCCCGGCCCACAGGCTCTACGCTAGGTTCCCGGCCCACAGGCTCTACGCTAGGTTCCCGGCCCACAGGCTCTACGCTAGGTTCCCGGCCCACAGGCTCTACGCTAGGTTCCCGGCCCACAGGCTCTACGCTAGGTTCCCGGCCCACAGGCTCTACGCTAGGTTCCCGGCCCACAGGCTCTACGCTAGGTTCCCGGCCCACAGGCTCTGCGCTAGGTTCCCGGCCCACAGGCTCTGCGCTAGGTTCCCGGCCCACAGGCTCTGCGCTAGGTTCCCGGCCCACAGGCTCTACCACAGGCTTTATAACAACCTGGCTAGGTTCTTGGCCCAAAGGCTCGCTTGGTTCCTGACCCAAAGGATTGCCAACAGACAGATGGCTAGGTTCCTGGCCCACGTGCTGCTCTCCAACAGGTTGCTGGCCCACAGGCTTCTTTCCAACAGGCGCACTAGGTTCTTGGCCTAAAGGCTGGCTAAGTTCATTACCCAAAATCTCATTTGGTTCATGGCCCACAGGCTGCTCTCCAACACGCTCACTAGGCTCCCGGCCCACAGGCTCTACGCTAGGCTCCCGGCCCACAGGCTCTACGCTAGGCTCCCGGCCCACAGGCTCTACGCTAGGCTCCCGGCCCACAGGCTCTACGCTAGGCTCCCGGCCCACAGGCTCTACGCTAGGCTCCCGGCCCACAGGCTCTACCAAAGGCTTTATAACAACCTGACTAGGTTCTTGGCCCAAAGGATCGCTTGGTTCCTGACCCAAAGGCTTGCCAACAGACAGATGGCTAGGTTGCTGGCCCACAGGCTTCTTTCCAACAGGCTCACTAGGTTCTTGGCCTAAAGGCTGGCTAAGTTCATTACCCAAAATCTCATTTGGTTCATGGCCCACAGGCTGCTCTCCAACAGGCTCACTAGGTTCCCGGCCCACAGGCTCTACCCTAGGTTCCCGGCCCACAGGCTCTACCCTAGGTTCCCGGCCCACAGGCTCTACCCTAGGTTCCCGGCCCACAGGCTCTACCCTAGGTTCCCGGCCCACAGGCTCTACCCTAGGTTCCCAGCCCACAGGCTCTACCCTAGGTTCCCGGCCCACAGGCTCTACCCTAGGTTCCCGGCCCACAGGCTCTACCCTAGGTTCC belongs to Oncorhynchus gorbuscha isolate QuinsamMale2020 ecotype Even-year linkage group LG22, OgorEven_v1.0, whole genome shotgun sequence and includes:
- the LOC124009907 gene encoding protein piccolo-like isoform X5, with protein sequence MGFRQVFAVSAVSAVLLLIVAFGCVGDAWLSRWFYPRLGFLHDGVSSQFDTQKPVQEDPAGEDPVGQEPSEPIVEPVGQEPVGQETSQAEDPESFQSNQTFENPLTWLYPSIEKHECNSTGFEWLKQVAANSVVARCGQSVVRVEVKQELLGIGRLIQPERITLGGCAAIEEDAEALVLTFESELHGCGSELTMTEDVLIYTFSLVYEPEPLANISILNTSKAMVDIECHYLRNHEVRSNSLKYAVKPSKPVGQEPSQVVIKPVVEPVGRESSVEPVGREPSVEPVGREPSVEPVGREPSVEPVGREPSVEPVGREPRVEPVGREPRVEPVGREPRVEPVGWEPRVEPVGREPRVEPVGREPRVEPVGREPRVEPVGREPRVEPVGREPSEPVGEQPVGHEPNEILGNELSQPLGQEPSEPVGKKPVGQQPSHLSVGKPLGQEPSDPLGQEPSQVVIKPLVEPVGREPSVEPVGREPSVEPVGREPSVEPVGREPSVEPVGREPSVEPVGREPSERVGEQPVGHEPNEILGNELSQPLGQEPSAPVGKKPVGQQPVGEQHVGQEPSHLSVGNPLGQEPSEPLGQEPSQVVIKPVVEPVGREPSAEPVGREPSAEPVGREPSAEPVGREPSVEPVGREPSVEPVGREPSVEPVGREPSVEPVGREPSVEPVGREPSVEPVGREPSVEPVGREPSVEPVGREPSVEPVGREPSVEPVGRAPSVETVGHPPVGEQPVGPEPSHLSVGKPLGQEPSEPLGQEPGEPVGQEPSEPVGQQPVGEQHVIQEPVGQQLVGEQHVIQEPVEHEPGEQPVGHEPVGQEPSEPVGQEPSEPVGQEPSEPVGQEPSEPVGQEPSEPVGQEPSEPVGQEPSEPVGQEPSEPVGQEPSEQPVGEPLGQDPCEPLGQEPSEHFGEPVGQDPSEPMGQHPVGEQPVGQELRQQPVGEPLGQEPSEHVGEQSVGQEPSEQPVGVPLGKEHSERVGEQPVGQEPSKLLGNELSEPVGQEPSEQPVGQEPSQSVAQEPVGHEPGEQPLSQEPVGEQPVGQEPSHQSVGEPLGQEPSEHVGEPVGHEPGEQPMGQEPVGQEPSEPVGKQPVGQQPVGEQPVGQEPSHQSVGEPLGQEPSEHVGEPVGQQPVGEQPVGQQPVGEQPVGQELSQQPVGEPLGQEPSQHVGEPFDHDPVGQEPSEPVGREPSEPVGQDPSERVGKQPVGQGPNEILGNELSEHVGQEPSQPLGHGPSEHVGEPVGQEPGEQPVGHEPVGQERSEPLGQQPVGEQPVGQELSQQPVSEPLGQEPSQYVGEPVDHDPVGQEPNEPVGREPSEPVGQDPSERVGEQPVGQEPGEQPVGHEPVGQERSELVGQEPSEPVGQQPVGEQPVGQELSQQPVGEPVSQEPNEQPVGEPVGQDPGKPMGQEPGDSVGQEPSKPLGQESSEHVGEPVGQDPSEPVGQHPVGEQPVGQHPVGEQPVGHDHVGQERSEDVGQEPSEQPVGEPVGQDPGKPMGQEPGDSVGQEPSKPLGQESSEPVGQHPVGEQPVGHDHVGQERSEDVGQEPSEQPVGEPVGQDPGKPMGQEPGDSVGQEPSKPLGQESSEPVGQHPVGEQPVGHDHVGQERSEDVGQEPSEQPVGEPVGQDPGKPMGQEPGDSVGQEPSKPLGQESSEPVGQHPVGEQPMGRDPVGQEPSEPVGQDPSEPVGQHPVGEQPVGRDRVGQEPSEPVGEQPVGQELRQQPVGEPLIKEHSERIGEQPVGQDPSKILGNELSEPVGQEPSEQPVGQEPSQSVAQEPVGHEPGEQPLSQEPVGEQPLGQEPSEHVEEPVGQQPIGEQPVGQQPIGEQPVVQESVGQEPSEHVGEPVNQDPSEPVGQHPVGEQPVGRDPVGQEPSEPVGEQPVGQELRQQPVGEPLGQEPSEQPVGEPLGKEHSERVGEQPVGQEPSKILGNELSEPVGQDPGEQPVGQEPVGEQPVVQESVGQESSEPLGQEPSKYVEEPVGQEPSEILGNELSEPVGEPVGQEPSEPVGQEPSEPVGQHPVGEQPVGHDHVVQDRSEDVGQEPSEQPVVEPLGQKSSEPLGQEPSKYVEEPVGQEPSEILGNELSEPVGEPVGQEPSEPVGQEPSEQPVGEPLGQESSEPLGQEPSKYVEEPVGQEPSDILGNELSGPVGQDPSEPVGQEPSECVGAQPVGQQPVGEQPVGHEPGEQPVVQQPRGESLGQKPSQDEDPERSQSKQTSENPLTWSYPEVAKPEHRPTVSERLRLVAANSVSTQCGESVVRVQVNQDLLGIGRLIQPEHITLGGCAATEEDAEAHVITFESELHGCGSELTMTEDVLIYTFTLVYEPKPFANTSIVKTSAAMVDIECHYLRNHDVSSNALKPTWIPNISNMVKEELLYFSLRLMTADWQFEKPSNHYYLGDMINMEASVMPYHHVPLRVFVDRCVATLAPDVHTVPRYSFIEDHGCLVDAKLTGSSSQFLSRSQDDKIQFQLESFRFQPQIDSQQLYITCHLKASAASSPIDAENKACSFTDGWKAAGGDDLVCGCCDSSCAVSKARDLDSDLDMQKEGEATLGPIMVHE
- the LOC124009907 gene encoding protein piccolo-like isoform X2, giving the protein MGFRQVFAVSAVSAVLLLIVAFGCVGDAWLSRWFYPRLGFLHDGVSSQFDTQKPVQEDPAGEDPVGQEPSEPIVEPVGQEPVGQETSQAEDPESFQSNQTFENPLTWLYPSIEKHECNSTGFEWLKQVAANSVVARCGQSVVRVEVKQELLGIGRLIQPERITLGGCAAIEEDAEALVLTFESELHGCGSELTMTEDVLIYTFSLVYEPEPLANISILNTSKAMVDIECHYLRNHEVRSNSLKYAVKPSKPVGQEPSQVVIKPVVEPVGRESSVEPVGREPSVEPVGREPSVEPVGREPSVEPVGREPSVEPVGREPRVEPVGREPRVEPVGREPRVEPVGWEPRVEPVGREPRVEPVGREPRVEPVGREPRVEPVGREPRVEPVGREPSEPVGEQPVGHEPNEILGNELSQPLGQEPSEPVGKKPVGQQPSHLSVGKPLGQEPSDPLGQEPSQVVIKPLVEPVGREPSVEPVGREPSVEPVGREPSVEPVGREPSVEPVGREPSVEPVGREPSERVGEQPVGHEPNEILGNELSQPLGQEPSAPVGKKPVGQQPVGEQHVGQEPSHLSVGNPLGQEPSEPLGQEPSQVVIKPVVEPVGREPSAEPVGREPSAEPVGREPSAEPVGREPSVEPVGREPSVEPVGREPSVEPVGREPSVEPVGREPSVEPVGREPSVEPVGREPSVEPVGREPSVEPVGREPSVEPVGREPSVEPVGRAPSVETVGHPPVGEQPVGPEPSHLSVGKPLGQEPSEPLGQEPGEPVGQEPSEPVGQQPVGEQHVIQEPVGQQLVGEQHVIQEPVEHEPGEQPVGHEPVGQEPSEPVGQEPSEPVGQEPSEPVGQEPSEPVGQEPSEPVGQEPSEPVGQEPSEPVGQEPSEPVGQEPSEQPVGEPLGQDPCEPLGQEPSEHFGEPVGQDPSEPMGQHPVGEQPVGQELRQQPVGEPLGQEPSEHVGEQSVGQEPSEQPVGVPLGKEHSERVGEQPVGQEPSKLLGNELSEPVGQEPSEQPVGQEPSQSVAQEPVGHEPGEQPLSQEPVGEQPVGQEPSHQSVGEPLGQEPSEHVGEPVGHEPGEQPMGQEPVGQEPSEPVGKQPVGQQPVGEQPVGQEPSHQSVGEPLGQEPSEHVGEPVGQQPVGEQPVGQQPVGEQPVGQELSQQPVGEPLGQEPSQHVGEPFDHDPVGQEPSEPVGREPSEPVGQDPSERVGKQPVGQGPNEILGNELSEHVGQEPSQPLGHGPSEHVGEPVGQEPGEQPVGHEPVGQERSEPLGQQPVGEQPVGQELSQQPVSEPLGQEPSQYVGEPVDHDPVGQEPNEPVGREPSEPVGQDPSERVGEQPVGQEPGEQPVGHEPVGQERSELVGQEPSEPVGQQPVGEQPVGQELSQQPVGEPVSQEPNEQPVGEPVGQDPGKPMGQEPGDSVGQEPSKPLGQESSEPVGQHPVGEQPVGQHPVGEQPVGHDHVGQERSEDVGQEPSEQPVGEPVGQDPGKPMGQEPGDSVGQEPSKPLGQESSEPVGQHPVGEQPVGHDHVGQERSEDVGQEPSEQPVGEPVGQDPGKPMGQEPGDSVGQEPSKPLGQESSEPVGQHPVGEQPVGHDHVGQERSEDVGQEPSEQPVGEPVGQDPGKPMGQEPGDSVGQEPSKPLGQESSEPVGQHPVGEQPMGRDPVGQEPSEPVGQDPSEPVGQHPVGEQPVGRDRVGQEPSEPVGEQPVGQELRQQPVGEPLIKEHSERIGEQPVGQDPSKILGNELSEPVGQEPSEQPVGQEPSQSVAQEPVGHEPGEQPLSQEPVGEQPLGQEPSEHVEEPVGQQPIGEQPVGQQPIGEQPVVQESVGQEPSEHVGEPVNQDPSEPVGQHPVGEQPVGRDPVGQEPSEPVGEQPVGQELRQQPVGEPLGQEPSEQPVGEPLGKEHSERVGEQPVGQEPSKILGNELSEPVGQDPGEQPVGQEPVGEQPVVQESVGQEPSEPLGQHPVGEQPVGHESVGQESSEPLGQEPSEPVGQDPSEPVGQHPVGEQPVGHDHVVQERSEDVGQEPSEQPVVEPLGQESSEPLGQEPSKYVEEPVGQEPSEILGNELSEPVGEPVGQEPSEPVGQEPSEPVGQHPVGEQPVGHDHVVQDRSEDVGQEPSEQPVVEPLGQKSSEPLGQEPSKYVEEPVGQEPSEILGNELSEPVGEPVGQEPSEPVGQEPSEQPVGEPLGQESSEPLGQEPSKYVEEPVGQEPSDILGNELSGPVGQDPSEPVGQEPSECVGAQPVGQQPVGEQPVGHEPGEQPVVQQPRGESLGQKPSQDEDPERSQSKQTSENPLTWSYPEVAKPEHRPTVSERLRLVAANSVSTQCGESVVRVQVNQDLLGIGRLIQPEHITLGGCAATEEDAEAHVITFESELHGCGSELTMTEDVLIYTFTLVYEPKPFANTSIVKTSAAMVDIECHYLRNHDVSSNALKPTWIPNISNMVKEELLYFSLRLMTADWQFEKPSNHYYLGDMINMEASVMPYHHVPLRVFVDRCVATLAPDVHTVPRYSFIEDHGCLVDAKLTGSSSQFLSRSQDDKIQFQLESFRFQPQIDSQQLYITCHLKASAASSPIDAENKACSFTDGWKAAGGDDLVCGCCDSSCAVSKARDLDSDLDMQKEGEATLGPIMVHE
- the LOC124009907 gene encoding protein piccolo-like isoform X6 gives rise to the protein MGFRQVFAVSAVSAVLLLIVAFGCVGDAWLSRWFYPRLGFLHDGVSSQFDTQKPVQEDPAGEDPVGQEPSEPIVEPVGQEPVGQETSQAEDPESFQSNQTFENPLTWLYPSIEKHECNSTGFEWLKQVAANSVVARCGQSVVRVEVKQELLGIGRLIQPERITLGGCAAIEEDAEALVLTFESELHGCGSELTMTEDVLIYTFSLVYEPEPLANISILNTSKAMVDIECHYLRNHEVRSNSLKYAVKPSKPVGQEPSQVVIKPVVEPVGRESSVEPVGREPSVEPVGREPSVEPVGREPSVEPVGREPSVEPVGREPRVEPVGREPRVEPVGREPRVEPVGWEPRVEPVGREPRVEPVGREPRVEPVGREPRVEPVGREPRVEPVGREPSEPVGEQPVGHEPNEILGNELSQPLGQEPSEPVGKKPVGQQPSHLSVGKPLGQEPSDPLGQEPSQVVIKPLVEPVGREPSVEPVGREPSVEPVGREPSVEPVGREPSVEPVGREPSVEPVGREPSERVGEQPVGHEPNEILGNELSQPLGQEPSAPVGKKPVGQQPVGEQHVGQEPSHLSVGNPLGQEPSEPLGQEPSQVVIKPVVEPVGREPSAEPVGREPSAEPVGREPSAEPVGREPSVEPVGREPSVEPVGREPSVEPVGREPSVEPVGREPSVEPVGREPSVEPVGREPSVEPVGREPSVEPVGREPSVEPVGREPSVEPVGRAPSVETVGHPPVGEQPVGPEPSHLSVGKPLGQEPSEPLGQEPGEPVGQEPSEPVGQQPVGEQHVIQEPVGQQLVGEQHVIQEPVEHEPGEQPVGHEPVGQEPSEPVGQEPSEPVGQEPSEPVGQEPSEPVGQEPSEPVGQEPSEPVGQEPSEPVGQEPSEPVGQEPSEQPVGEPLGQDPCEPLGQEPSEHFGEPVGQDPSEPMGQHPVGEQPVGQELRQQPVGEPLGQEPSEHVGEQSVGQEPSEQPVGVPLGKEHSERVGEQPVGQEPSKLLGNELSEPVGQEPSEQPVGQEPSQSVAQEPVGHEPGEQPLSQEPVGEQPVGQEPSHQSVGEPLGQEPSEHVGEPVGHEPGEQPMGQEPVGQEPSEPVGKQPVGQQPVGEQPVGQEPSHQSVGEPLGQEPSEHVGEPVGQQPVGEQPVGQQPVGEQPVGQELSQQPVGEPLGQEPSQHVGEPFDHDPVGQEPSEPVGREPSEPVGQDPSERVGKQPVGQGPNEILGNELSEHVGQEPSQPLGHGPSEHVGEPVGQEPGEQPVGHEPVGQERSEPLGQQPVGEQPVGQELSQQPVSEPLGQEPSQYVGEPVDHDPVGQEPNEPVGREPSEPVGQDPSERVGEQPVGQEPGEQPVGHEPVGQERSELVGQEPSEPVGQQPVGEQPVGQELSQQPVGEPVSQEPNEQPVGEPVGQDPGKPMGQEPGDSVGQEPSKPLGQESSEPVGQHPVGEQPVGHDHVGQERSEDVGQEPSEQPVGEPVGQDPGKPMGQEPGDSVGQEPSKPLGQESSEPVGQHPVGEQPVGHDHVGQERSEDVGQEPSEQPVGEPVGQDPGKPMGQEPGDSVGQEPSKPLGQESSEPVGQHPVGEQPMGRDPVGQEPSEPVGQDPSEPVGQHPVGEQPVGRDRVGQEPSEPVGEQPVGQELRQQPVGEPLIKEHSERIGEQPVGQDPSKILGNELSEPVGQEPSEQPVGQEPSQSVAQEPVGHEPGEQPLSQEPVGEQPLGQEPSEHVEEPVGQQPIGEQPVGQQPIGEQPVVQESVGQEPSEHVGEPVNQDPSEPVGQHPVGEQPVGRDPVGQEPSEPVGEQPVGQELRQQPVGEPLGQEPSEQPVGEPLGKEHSERVGEQPVGQEPSKILGNELSEPVGQDPGEQPVGQEPVGEQPVVQESVGQEPSEPLGQHPVGEQPVGHESVGQESSEPLGQEPSEPVGQDPSEPVGQHPVGEQPVGHDHVVQERSEDVGQEPSEQPVVEPLGQESSEPLGQEPSKYVEEPVGQEPSEILGNELSEPVGEPVGQEPSEPVGQEPSEPVGQHPVGEQPVGHDHVVQDRSEDVGQEPSEQPVVEPLGQKSSEPLGQEPSKYVEEPVGQEPSEILGNELSEPVGEPVGQEPSEPVGQEPSEQPVGEPLGQESSEPLGQEPSKYVEEPVGQEPSDILGNELSGPVGQDPSEPVGQEPSECVGAQPVGQQPVGEQPVGHEPGEQPVVQQPRGESLGQKPSQDEDPERSQSKQTSENPLTWSYPEVAKPEHRPTVSERLRLVAANSVSTQCGESVVRVQVNQDLLGIGRLIQPEHITLGGCAATEEDAEAHVITFESELHGCGSELTMTEDVLIYTFTLVYEPKPFANTSIVKTSAAMVDIECHYLRNHDVSSNALKPTWIPNISNMVKEELLYFSLRLMTADWQFEKPSNHYYLGDMINMEASVMPYHHVPLRVFVDRCVATLAPDVHTVPRYSFIEDHGCLVDAKLTGSSSQFLSRSQDDKIQFQLESFRFQPQIDSQQLYITCHLKASAASSPIDAENKACSFTDGWKAAGGDDLVCGCCDSSCAVSKARDLDSDLDMQKEGEATLGPIMVHE